Proteins from a genomic interval of Nostoc sp. TCL240-02:
- a CDS encoding leucine-rich repeat domain-containing protein, whose protein sequence is MVRDKAYRQAEQRIKKAQQEEAIKLDLSNMKLTEIPEAIASLTGLQELNLSYNQLTQLPEAIASLTQLQQLNLSDNQLTTLPEVIASLSQLQQLYLSGNQLAEVLEVIASLTQLQRLHLSHNQLTQLPEAIASLTQLQELNLSYNQLTELSEAIAFLTQLQNLDLSRNQLTELPEAIAFLTQLQELNLSYNQLTEVPEAITSLTQLQELNLSYNQLTEVPETFTKLTQLQKLNFHSNQLKKLPEQLESLTQLQNLYLGNNQFAEFPLIVKKFTKLQELAIFGNNLVIIPEWIGELKVLNLLSLGNNKFTDLPSSLSELQNLNVLILDNSHIGKLPAPIRTLKNLKQIQVKESDLQSLPDWLIELTQLRNLFLAKNCLTDLPASLGQLSHLETLILDDNPLNPDLAAAYEQSTQAVLQYLQAKAEDQVTLYEAKLILVGEGEVGKSCLLGALREDEWVDGRPTTHGIEIKPVVVTDPGSVVEITLNGWDFGGQRVYRPTHQLFFSAPAVYLVIWKPREGPQQGFVKEWIALIKNREPEAKVLVVATHGGPRQRQPDIDRQEILDQFGKDTVIDFFHIDSKPNQDTTHCTGLAELKEAIARVAASLPEMGRSVPAKWQRVRETLQTSDKAYLPYNDVIAICAKEGIDEEQAELFLRISHILGHFIHYHYDPTLRDIVILKPDWLAKAISFVLDDETTRKRNGLVEFKHLSQLWSHPPFEGEEGYPSKLHSIFLRLMERFDLSYKVVFDPSETSNTSLIAQLVPDTRPEPLSNWREQPEAGDRQQIQICRIVDSRGQFAVAEGLFYQLIVRLHKYSLGRTNYENSIHWQRGLMLDNDYNGRALLEYVGTDVKITVRAAYPERFLSYLTEEIKWLVENFWEGLRCNVMVPCIETCGMNMPGNGLFEVQKLIESKKKNRHEFPCPISGCGEWQNIDKLLNNAPTAQRPSQEIGIEQFRDIVKDELNVIRQDLVMYDRLDQARFQVLSQEQRTILSQVDQQFAELMQMLTDEAKDGPRLFSFKPIDPKFFDRPKWISAKFQLTLWCEHARQPLPALNPNDQKKGVYELDLPHKWFTKAVPYLRILTGTLSLVLPVAASTTKFILDDTTYKSIEEQLDLGQKSIESTLKGSDMALAGKSKSDASFLEGDAIRAQGSILRELHALLKEKDPSFGGLVRVQNKRREFLWVHPQFVDEY, encoded by the coding sequence ATGGTAAGAGATAAGGCTTATCGGCAAGCAGAGCAGCGTATTAAAAAGGCACAGCAAGAGGAAGCAATAAAACTCGATCTCAGCAACATGAAACTCACTGAGATACCAGAGGCGATCGCATCCCTGACTGGGTTGCAAGAGCTTAACCTCTCCTACAACCAACTGACCCAACTGCCAGAAGCGATCGCATCCCTCACACAGTTGCAACAGCTTAATCTCTCTGACAATCAACTGACGACATTACCAGAGGTGATCGCATCCCTGAGTCAGTTACAACAGCTTTACCTCTCTGGCAATCAATTGGCTGAAGTGCTAGAGGTGATCGCATCTCTTACCCAGTTGCAACGGCTTCACCTTTCCCACAACCAACTGACCCAACTGCCAGAAGCGATCGCATCCCTGACTCAGTTGCAAGAACTTAACCTCTCATACAACCAATTGACTGAACTGTCAGAGGCGATCGCATTCCTAACTCAGTTACAAAATCTTGATCTCTCCAGAAACCAACTGACAGAACTCCCAGAGGCGATCGCATTCCTAACTCAGTTGCAGGAGCTTAACCTCTCCTACAACCAATTAACGGAAGTGCCGGAGGCGATCACATCCCTGACTCAGTTGCAAGAGCTTAACCTCTCCTATAACCAATTAACGGAAGTGCCGGAGACATTTACAAAGCTTACTCAGTTGCAAAAGCTTAACTTCCACAGCAACCAACTGAAAAAGTTACCAGAACAACTCGAAAGCCTTACTCAGTTACAAAATCTTTATTTAGGAAACAACCAATTCGCTGAATTTCCGTTGATAGTTAAAAAATTTACTAAATTGCAAGAACTTGCAATTTTCGGTAATAACTTAGTTATCATTCCTGAGTGGATAGGTGAACTGAAAGTTCTCAATTTATTGAGTTTAGGCAACAATAAATTCACTGATTTACCGAGTTCTCTTAGTGAACTACAGAATCTAAATGTCTTAATCCTAGACAATAGCCATATAGGCAAACTCCCTGCACCAATTAGGACACTGAAAAATCTTAAACAAATTCAGGTTAAAGAAAGTGATTTACAATCCTTGCCTGACTGGTTGATTGAACTTACACAACTAAGAAATTTATTCCTTGCTAAAAATTGCTTAACTGATTTACCGGCATCTTTAGGTCAACTCTCTCACCTGGAGACACTTATCCTTGATGATAATCCCCTTAATCCTGATCTCGCTGCTGCCTATGAACAAAGTACTCAAGCCGTCTTGCAGTACCTCCAGGCAAAGGCAGAAGACCAGGTGACGTTGTATGAAGCCAAGCTGATCCTGGTTGGTGAGGGTGAGGTGGGTAAGAGTTGTCTGTTGGGCGCGTTGCGGGAAGATGAATGGGTAGACGGCCGCCCTACAACTCACGGGATTGAGATTAAGCCTGTAGTCGTCACCGATCCCGGCAGTGTCGTAGAAATCACGTTGAATGGTTGGGATTTTGGCGGTCAACGAGTTTATAGACCAACGCACCAGTTGTTTTTCAGTGCCCCAGCCGTGTATCTGGTGATTTGGAAACCACGGGAAGGCCCCCAGCAGGGCTTTGTCAAAGAGTGGATTGCGCTGATCAAAAATCGAGAACCAGAGGCAAAGGTGCTGGTCGTCGCAACCCACGGTGGCCCCAGACAGCGACAACCGGATATTGACAGACAAGAAATTTTGGATCAATTCGGCAAAGATACGGTAATCGATTTCTTCCATATAGACAGCAAACCCAACCAAGATACGACACATTGCACTGGGCTTGCAGAATTAAAAGAAGCTATTGCTCGTGTCGCTGCATCTCTTCCCGAAATGGGGCGATCCGTTCCAGCAAAGTGGCAACGGGTGCGGGAAACCTTGCAGACAAGTGACAAAGCCTATCTCCCCTACAATGATGTCATTGCCATCTGCGCTAAAGAGGGAATCGATGAGGAGCAAGCAGAACTGTTTCTTCGCATCTCCCATATACTAGGGCATTTCATCCATTACCATTACGATCCAACACTACGCGATATCGTCATCCTCAAACCGGACTGGCTGGCAAAGGCGATCAGTTTCGTGCTAGATGATGAAACGACACGCAAACGCAATGGTTTAGTGGAATTTAAACATCTCAGCCAGTTGTGGAGCCATCCGCCATTTGAAGGCGAAGAAGGCTACCCCTCAAAATTGCATTCAATCTTTCTGCGGCTGATGGAACGCTTTGATCTATCCTACAAAGTGGTTTTCGATCCTTCAGAAACTAGCAATACCAGCCTGATTGCTCAACTTGTTCCAGACACACGCCCAGAGCCATTGTCCAATTGGAGAGAGCAACCGGAAGCTGGAGATAGACAACAGATACAAATTTGCCGCATTGTAGACAGTCGCGGACAGTTTGCAGTAGCAGAAGGATTATTTTACCAGTTGATTGTTCGGTTGCACAAATACTCACTGGGGCGGACTAATTACGAAAACAGCATTCACTGGCAACGGGGCTTAATGCTTGACAACGATTACAATGGTCGGGCATTGCTGGAATATGTTGGCACTGATGTAAAAATCACGGTGCGGGCAGCTTATCCAGAAAGGTTCCTGTCATATCTCACGGAAGAGATTAAATGGCTAGTCGAGAATTTCTGGGAAGGATTGCGTTGTAATGTGATGGTTCCCTGCATTGAAACTTGCGGTATGAATATGCCTGGAAACGGACTGTTTGAAGTACAAAAACTAATTGAAAGCAAAAAGAAAAATCGCCATGAGTTCCCGTGTCCCATTTCCGGGTGTGGCGAATGGCAAAACATAGACAAACTTCTAAATAACGCGCCGACTGCTCAACGCCCATCCCAAGAAATTGGCATTGAGCAGTTTCGAGACATTGTGAAAGACGAGTTAAACGTCATCCGCCAAGATTTGGTTATGTACGATCGCCTAGATCAAGCACGTTTTCAGGTATTATCTCAAGAGCAACGTACCATTTTAAGCCAGGTCGATCAGCAGTTTGCAGAACTAATGCAGATGCTCACCGATGAAGCAAAAGACGGCCCGCGCCTGTTTAGCTTTAAGCCTATCGATCCGAAATTTTTCGATCGCCCCAAATGGATTAGTGCCAAGTTTCAACTCACCCTCTGGTGCGAACACGCACGTCAACCACTTCCAGCCTTAAATCCCAATGATCAGAAAAAGGGAGTCTATGAATTAGACTTACCGCATAAGTGGTTCACCAAGGCAGTCCCCTATCTCAGAATTTTGACCGGAACCCTGAGCCTAGTCTTACCTGTAGCAGCTTCGACAACTAAATTTATCCTGGATGATACCACCTACAAATCCATTGAAGAACAACTCGATTTGGGACAGAAAAGTATCGAGTCTACTTTGAAGGGAAGTGATATGGCTTTGGCTGGGAAGTCCAAAAGCGATGCCTCTTTCTTGGAAGGCGATGCAATCCGCGCTCAAGGCTCGATTTTGCGAGAATTACACGCTCTTCTAAAAGAAAAAGATCCTAGTTTTGGTGGTCTAGTGCGGGTGCAAAACAAACGCCGTGAATTTCTCTGGGTTCATCCTCAATTTGTAGATGAATATTAA
- a CDS encoding ATP-binding protein, with protein sequence MMSHPAHPTLGQSSYPRLTRSLSAVESWGFGLTAHISWTALVPAIHAALGPQAIFVWIPAVIFGMLLNYQVKRLGMHFMNVAGGTPNYATKLLQNYPGIACYAAIGYLLNWVSYLSVNTIVLKDLIKVNLEALGIACPEILLDIGFTLLPFIVAFSGTRALSILHLFFVIPAFGLLITFCVQGLGWLAFSGDSPGFFPSNWSSLGFVDWAKWFFFVTYATYSCETASSFVADSRQPTQTLRFLDVAAWMMPPIFLGGSWVMMRLATDPSLKDNAFMNLVAASQPFWGKSAAISVSFLLVAACLLGSATVVSNCPRILYQLALDKHISPLFSVVSRRGVFVPALTLTLVLCLIYLIWGDVARIVAVGNVGWFVSFMLLHLGLWLRRDRSEVLFPRISLAILLLEVVVLVVGGLAWGWLNLLIGLLFPIGVIGIDAVIRRVKFPPFHPSWWMRRYKSRPVVIIKDSVVLQVSILIFLLCSAVVVGWLFGDKLNKAASAGGENLFVVLLMTVAFVGVAIACWTSLPQVVAIAEAREAAEHLFTVAQDGILVVDDRGIIQQANPATESFFGVNPSELRGNHLNKWLTALVSYPDEWTKRSEQTLLRNGKNKILEVSISDRPHQDFQEYVVILHDITQRKQAEQILRYSEAQLRQEAKQLASQLIHSEKMSSLGQLVAGVAHEINNPVNFIYGNITHANQYIEDLLKLLQLYQQNYPNPVTEIQKETEAIDLDFVIADLPNLLTSMTVGAERITEIVLSLRNFSRLDETEMKAVNIHEGIDNTLLILEHRLKAKSNSLTIDIIKEYGDLPLVECYAGQLNQVFMNLLANAIDALEEAGENSEWEVKKAALSNPKIKIHTQLNSENQVVISIADNGIGIPENVQKHLFEPFFTTKPVGKGTGLGLSISYQIVTQKHLGQLRCISTQGQGTEFIVVIPLNQEAI encoded by the coding sequence ATGATGTCCCATCCTGCTCATCCCACTTTGGGCCAATCTTCTTACCCGCGCTTGACTAGAAGCTTAAGTGCTGTTGAAAGTTGGGGTTTCGGTTTAACGGCTCATATTTCCTGGACAGCATTGGTTCCAGCAATTCATGCTGCTCTCGGCCCCCAAGCTATTTTTGTCTGGATACCTGCGGTGATTTTCGGAATGCTGCTCAACTACCAGGTAAAACGCTTGGGTATGCATTTTATGAATGTGGCTGGAGGAACACCTAACTATGCTACTAAGTTGCTGCAAAACTATCCAGGAATAGCTTGCTATGCAGCAATTGGATACCTGCTCAACTGGGTTTCCTACCTGTCAGTTAATACCATCGTCCTCAAAGATTTAATTAAGGTGAATTTGGAGGCGCTGGGTATTGCCTGTCCAGAAATACTTCTAGATATTGGCTTTACACTGTTGCCGTTTATAGTCGCGTTTAGTGGGACTCGCGCCCTAAGTATTTTACATTTATTTTTTGTAATTCCCGCCTTTGGATTGCTAATTACCTTCTGTGTACAGGGTCTTGGCTGGTTAGCTTTCTCTGGTGATAGTCCTGGATTTTTTCCTAGCAATTGGTCATCTCTGGGTTTTGTCGATTGGGCAAAGTGGTTCTTTTTCGTCACTTATGCCACCTACAGTTGTGAAACGGCTTCTTCTTTTGTCGCCGATAGCCGCCAACCCACCCAGACGCTACGTTTTCTAGATGTTGCGGCTTGGATGATGCCACCGATCTTTTTGGGGGGATCTTGGGTAATGATGCGGTTAGCAACCGATCCAAGCCTCAAAGACAACGCTTTTATGAATCTTGTGGCAGCTTCCCAACCTTTCTGGGGAAAATCAGCAGCTATAAGTGTTTCCTTTTTGCTAGTAGCTGCTTGTCTTTTAGGTTCAGCAACGGTTGTTTCTAATTGCCCTCGGATTTTGTATCAGTTGGCTTTAGACAAACACATCTCACCTTTATTTTCTGTTGTATCACGTCGGGGTGTGTTTGTACCAGCGCTGACATTAACATTGGTGTTGTGCCTGATTTATTTGATTTGGGGAGATGTAGCGCGAATCGTAGCCGTTGGTAATGTTGGCTGGTTTGTCTCTTTTATGTTATTGCATTTGGGGCTTTGGTTGCGGCGCGATCGCTCGGAAGTTTTGTTCCCTCGCATATCTCTGGCTATTCTGCTGTTAGAAGTTGTAGTGCTAGTGGTGGGTGGACTTGCCTGGGGTTGGCTCAACTTGCTAATTGGGCTATTATTTCCCATTGGTGTTATAGGAATAGATGCAGTGATTCGCCGGGTGAAATTCCCTCCATTTCATCCCAGTTGGTGGATGCGGCGATATAAATCGCGCCCTGTGGTAATTATCAAAGACTCAGTAGTTCTTCAGGTAAGCATCCTGATTTTTTTACTATGCAGCGCAGTGGTAGTTGGCTGGTTGTTTGGTGACAAACTTAATAAAGCAGCAAGTGCGGGGGGTGAAAACCTATTTGTGGTGCTGCTAATGACAGTGGCATTTGTGGGAGTAGCGATCGCTTGTTGGACAAGTTTACCGCAAGTGGTTGCGATCGCAGAAGCCCGTGAAGCTGCCGAACACCTATTTACTGTTGCCCAAGATGGTATTTTAGTTGTGGACGATCGAGGCATTATCCAGCAGGCGAATCCAGCTACTGAATCTTTTTTTGGCGTTAACCCATCCGAGTTACGGGGAAATCACCTCAACAAATGGCTAACTGCATTAGTCTCATATCCAGACGAGTGGACAAAGCGCAGCGAACAAACCTTACTCCGCAATGGCAAAAACAAAATCCTAGAAGTTTCCATCTCAGACAGGCCGCATCAGGATTTTCAAGAGTATGTCGTCATTCTCCACGACATTACCCAGCGCAAACAAGCAGAGCAGATATTGCGATACTCAGAAGCACAATTGCGCCAAGAGGCAAAGCAGTTAGCATCTCAACTCATACATAGTGAAAAAATGTCCAGTTTGGGGCAATTGGTAGCAGGTGTAGCGCACGAAATCAACAACCCAGTCAACTTTATTTATGGCAATATCACCCATGCCAATCAATATATTGAAGATTTACTGAAGCTCCTGCAATTATATCAGCAAAACTATCCTAATCCAGTAACAGAAATTCAAAAAGAAACAGAAGCCATCGATCTAGATTTCGTAATAGCAGACTTGCCCAACTTGCTAACTTCTATGACTGTTGGTGCCGAAAGAATCACAGAAATTGTCCTATCTCTGCGAAACTTTTCTCGGTTAGATGAAACAGAGATGAAAGCTGTAAATATCCATGAGGGTATAGATAATACATTGCTCATTCTAGAACATCGACTCAAGGCTAAATCTAACTCTCTAACAATTGACATTATCAAAGAGTACGGCGATCTGCCATTAGTAGAATGTTATGCCGGACAACTGAATCAGGTATTTATGAATCTTCTAGCAAATGCGATCGATGCTTTAGAAGAAGCAGGGGAGAATAGTGAGTGGGAAGTTAAGAAAGCAGCACTATCTAATCCCAAAATTAAAATTCATACTCAGCTTAATAGTGAAAATCAGGTAGTTATTAGCATTGCAGATAATGGTATAGGTATTCCAGAAAACGTCCAAAAACACTTATTCGAACCATTCTTTACCACTAAACCAGTTGGCAAAGGCACAGGGTTAGGTTTATCTATCAGTTATCAGATTGTCACCCAAAAACATCTGGGACAATTAAGATGTATTTCTACTCAGGGACAAGGTACAGAATTTATAGTTGTAATTCCGCTAAACCAGGAAGCTATTTAA